Proteins found in one Campylobacter lari genomic segment:
- the pseC gene encoding UDP-4-amino-4,6-dideoxy-N-acetyl-beta-L-altrosamine transaminase: MITYSHQNIDEQDIQVVCEALKDDFLTGGKKVEEFEQALCEYVGVKYACVLNSATSALHLAYLSLNVANKIVLTTPITFAATANTALMAGARVEFIDVKSDGNIDEKKLALRLSQDSSNIGAICVVDFAGNSVEMDEILALGKQYNIPLIDDASHALGAIYKDQKVGSMADLSIFSFHPVKPITTFEGGAVVSNDEELISKIKLLRSHGIVKKRLWDSDMIELGYNYRLSDVACALGINQLKKLDNMLEKREIITSFYDKEFEKNPYFSTIKIKDYKKSSRHLYPILLFPEFYCQKEIIFEKLLNLGIGAQVHYKPTYEFSYYKNLYGNLFLENADNFYKAELSIPAHQEMSLKEARFVKDSLFKILEETKKACCE; encoded by the coding sequence ATGATAACTTATTCTCATCAAAATATCGACGAACAAGACATACAAGTAGTTTGTGAGGCTTTAAAGGATGATTTTTTAACCGGTGGAAAAAAGGTTGAAGAATTTGAGCAAGCCCTTTGTGAATATGTAGGTGTAAAATATGCTTGTGTGCTAAATTCAGCTACTTCTGCTTTACACCTTGCGTATTTATCTTTAAATGTTGCAAATAAAATAGTTTTAACAACCCCCATCACCTTTGCAGCCACTGCAAATACTGCTTTAATGGCAGGTGCTAGGGTTGAGTTTATAGATGTAAAAAGTGATGGAAATATTGATGAGAAAAAACTTGCTTTAAGATTAAGCCAAGATAGCTCCAATATAGGAGCAATTTGTGTGGTTGATTTTGCGGGAAATAGTGTAGAAATGGATGAAATCTTAGCCTTAGGCAAACAATACAACATCCCACTAATTGATGATGCAAGTCATGCTCTAGGTGCTATTTATAAAGATCAAAAAGTAGGCTCTATGGCAGATTTAAGCATATTTTCCTTTCATCCGGTTAAACCTATCACAACCTTTGAGGGTGGTGCAGTTGTTAGTAACGATGAGGAATTAATCTCAAAAATCAAGCTCTTAAGAAGTCATGGCATAGTCAAAAAAAGACTTTGGGATAGTGATATGATTGAGCTAGGTTATAATTATCGTTTGAGCGATGTAGCTTGTGCTTTAGGTATAAATCAACTTAAAAAACTTGATAATATGCTAGAAAAAAGAGAAATCATCACAAGTTTTTATGATAAAGAATTTGAAAAAAACCCTTATTTTAGCACTATAAAAATCAAAGATTATAAAAAAAGCTCAAGACATTTATATCCTATTTTACTTTTCCCTGAGTTTTATTGCCAAAAAGAGATTATTTTTGAAAAATTATTAAATTTAGGCATAGGTGCACAAGTGCATTATAAGCCTACTTATGAGTTTAGTTATTATAAAAACTTATATGGAAATTTATTTTTAGAAAATGCGGATAATTTTTACAAAGCAGAACTTAGCATACCTGCTCATCAAGAAATGAGCTTAAAAGAAGCACGATTTGTTAAAGATAGTTTATTTAAAATTTTAGAAGAAACTAAAAAGGCTTGTTGTGAGTAA
- a CDS encoding acyl carrier protein, whose translation MKISIQMVKTIFENIGRHDIDENAKNLVDEDIIDSVDMMKLIIEIEKFFNQSLDAKFITPDNFKDFQSIQQMLEQAMD comes from the coding sequence ATGAAAATTTCAATACAAATGGTTAAAACTATATTTGAAAATATAGGGAGACATGATATAGATGAAAATGCAAAAAATTTAGTTGATGAGGATATTATTGATAGTGTAGATATGATGAAACTTATAATAGAAATAGAAAAATTTTTTAACCAATCTTTAGACGCTAAATTTATAACGCCGGACAACTTTAAAGATTTTCAAAGCATCCAGCAAATGCTTGAACAAGCTATGGATTAA
- a CDS encoding DUF2920 family protein codes for MLINQTYFIDSCDDVELNIKRESKLEYRITYDDSKQMKAVVFIIGGYGTNTSMAVMDFDRQYIAQKYDVVVVNVIYWCFSIRRSNDANYSAKLSISKEDLRYFERTLENLGLSVFGLNENTAGDFIQKLDSHVQYLKDVGRRQQDYKATIAATLIPPNNEYQNYGIMAAIDHINALKDIMIKFPQFQNLPKIYGGGSYGGYLSLLISKIAPWHVDAVLDNSGEALLLLQYIIGKELNQTEFIIYEKNVQFCCFLKTYWNADSNSPYCFKKENYMIRALLNPTHLALQAQKDNNIKYISYHSSADSMTPVKDKIQLMQIYKNLGYDVDFKLIEDNVDGRFIKHSEHGGGITIKGLFKKEVPRLLETFKGKKFDLKQDNISYPCENKVFIFKDHGSKFDLEII; via the coding sequence ATGCTTATAAACCAAACTTATTTTATAGATTCTTGTGATGATGTAGAACTTAATATAAAAAGAGAAAGCAAACTTGAATATAGAATTACTTATGATGATAGTAAGCAAATGAAAGCTGTTGTTTTTATTATAGGTGGGTATGGTACAAATACAAGTATGGCTGTTATGGATTTTGATAGACAGTATATTGCTCAAAAATATGATGTAGTAGTTGTAAATGTTATATATTGGTGTTTTAGCATTAGAAGGAGCAATGATGCTAATTATAGTGCTAAGCTATCGATTTCAAAAGAAGACTTAAGATATTTTGAAAGAACTTTGGAAAATCTAGGATTGAGTGTTTTTGGCTTGAATGAAAATACTGCTGGGGATTTTATCCAAAAATTAGATTCTCATGTTCAATATTTAAAAGATGTAGGAAGAAGGCAACAAGATTACAAAGCAACTATTGCAGCAACATTAATACCTCCTAATAATGAATATCAAAATTATGGTATTATGGCTGCTATTGATCATATCAATGCGTTAAAAGATATTATGATTAAATTTCCGCAGTTTCAAAATTTACCTAAAATTTATGGGGGCGGGTCATACGGAGGATATCTATCGCTACTAATTTCAAAAATTGCTCCTTGGCATGTTGATGCAGTACTAGATAATTCTGGCGAAGCCTTGCTTTTATTGCAATATATAATAGGAAAAGAATTAAATCAAACAGAATTTATAATTTATGAGAAAAATGTTCAATTTTGTTGTTTTTTAAAAACATATTGGAATGCAGATTCTAACTCTCCTTATTGTTTTAAAAAAGAAAACTATATGATAAGAGCCTTGCTTAATCCTACGCATTTAGCTTTGCAAGCTCAAAAAGATAATAATATAAAATATATAAGTTATCATAGTTCTGCTGACTCAATGACTCCTGTAAAAGATAAAATACAATTGATGCAAATATATAAAAATTTAGGCTATGATGTAGATTTTAAATTAATAGAAGATAATGTTGATGGAAGATTTATTAAGCATTCAGAACATGGTGGCGGTATCACTATAAAAGGATTGTTTAAAAAAGAGGTGCCTAGATTATTAGAAACTTTTAAAGGAAAAAAATTTGATCTAAAACAAGATAATATAAGTTATCCTTGTGAAAATAAGGTTTTTATTTTTAAAGATCATGGCAGTAAATTTGATCTAGAGATCATTTAA